AACCGGCCACCGAACAGCTTCGGCTTGAGGCGTTGTGGTGTTATCAGAGTCTGCGAAGTATTCAACCGGAATTGCTTCAGCAGTTGCTGAGTGCCGAAGATCACAAGGTGCGCGCAGCAGCCGTGCGAGTGCTAAGTCACTGGAAGTATCCGCTGGCGTCGACCGCAAAAGACTGGTTGCAGAGAGCGGTAAACGACACTCATCCACGCGTTCGCCTTGAAGGTGTGCGAGCCACTTCATTTTCCCCGAACGCCGATTCTGAACTTGCCCGAGCGACGCGTGATTCCGGCGACGCTGCTGCACAAGCTAAGAAGCTGGCGGCGGATGTATCAAAGATTGAAGTCGCTCTGCAGGCAACCGACCACGCGAGCGACACATTTTTGGACTACGCCATCTGGCTGACTTCGCGCGAACTGTCGTCCCAATGGTTGCCGTCATTTGAAGCTGGCGAAATCGATTTCGGCGGCAATGTATCGCATCTGCTGGCCGCCTTTTCAGCAGTCGGCAAGGGGGCTCCGGTCGACTTCCTGCTGACGCGATTGTATTCGCCGCAAACAACAGACGCACAGCGTCAACAAGCCACGCAGTTGGTCGCGGCGTCAGGCAGCGCTGAACAGGTTGCCCAAATGGTAGCGTTGGCGATCACGAAGAACGATCCTCAGGCCATTCAGGCCGCGTTGAATCAAACCAGCGGCCGCAAATTGCAGGTTCCGCTGGAAGACAACGCTGTCACCGCTGTACTTAGCAGCAGCAACAAACCGTTGCGGCAGGTCGGACTCAAGGCAGTCGGACAGTGGAAAGTCGCCAACCATATTCCGCTGCTTACCGACGTGGCTACACAGAAGGACGGCGAACTGGCAGACCGCATGGCCGCCCTTGACGGGCTGGCGCTTAGCCGCGCCGGAAAAGCTCGCAACGTGCTGGAGGCCACGGCGAACGATACGACGGCTCCGATGCAGTTGCGGAAGCACGCCAGCGCAATGTTGACGGGGTTCCAGCCTAAAACGGCAGCGACCGTAGTAGCAAAGCTGTTGCCGCAGATGTCGGTGGAGGATCACCCGGAAGATTTGATGCGCAGTTTCCTTGCCGTCAAACAAGGCGACGCCGTGCTGGCGGAGGCACTGGCGAACACAGAACTGGACACGGATGTCGCTCGTGAGATGTTGCGAGTCGTTCGTGAGTCCGGGCGAGCTTCAGCAGCGTTGGAGGCCGCGTTGCGGACGGCCGGAAAGATCACCAGCCGCAAGTCACTTTCTGCCGAAGAACGCGCGGCTCTGCTGGAACTGGCGAAGACCGAAGTCACGGCGGCTGAGGGAGAAAAAATCTATCGGAACGAAAAGCTCGGCTGCCTGAAGTGCCACGCAATCGGCGGAGCGGGCGGTAAAGTCGGGCCGGATATGGTGAGTCTCGGCGGTAGCGCTCAACCGGACTACCTTCTGGAATCACTACTTGACCCGAATGCGAAGGTGAAGGAAAACTACCACACCATTGTGGTCGTAACGCTGGCGGGCAAGCTGCTGTCCGGCGTGCAGGTGAAGCAGTCCGATAAGGAAGTGGTCATCCGCAACGCGGAGGACAAGCTGATCACGATTCCGCGTGCAGAAATCGATGAGATTGCTCCGGGGCTATCGTTAATGCCTGAAGGCCAGGTCGATGCTCTGACCGACCGCGAAGTTGCGTCGCTGGTGAGGTTCCTTTCGGAACTCGGCCGAACGCCGGACTTCACCATCAGCCGCCGCCAGTTGGCTCGCACCTGGACCGTGATGAATGCCACAGACGAAGCCGCCTTCCGCCTTCGACGCACCAGCTACTCAATGGCCGCAACCGATGATCCGGCGTTTACGTGGAAGAATCAATACAGCACGGTGGCTGGTTCGCTGCCGTTGAATGACATTCCGGTTGTGTCGGTTAAAAATCGCTCGGCGGCAGGAGTGCGTGGCGTCGGTTTCACTCGTTGCGTGCTGGAAGCAGAAACGCCGGGCACTGTTGTTCTCAAGTTCAACACCGTGGATGGCTTAAAGCTGCGGCTCAACGAAGTACCGGTAGGCTTGTTTGAGACAGTGACGCTCGACGTTACCGCCGGCCAGCACCGCCTGACGTTCAACGTCGACAAGACCGAACGCGACGCACCGCTGGAAGTGGAGATTGTGCCAGACGGCACGACGGCGGTCGCCAGGTTTCTGGACTAGCTGGACAGCGCCGCCTTTGGTCATTGGGCCGTGTTTTGGCTAACCCGATGCGTAAGCGAGGGATTCGTCGCAACTCGATCCCTCGCTTACACTTCGGGTTAACATTCGCACCAACATGGCGCTGTCCAGCTAGACATCAGTCGATGAGCACATTCTCGCTGGGCGACAGCTTTCGAGGCACTCGTGCACAGAACCGCTGACTCAGAAGCGACATGAAAAGCTGACGGTGGATGCACGGCGTACTGCGACACGCGAAGTGACCCAGACCGATTTCTACTATTGCCGTGCGGAAGCAGTTTGCGATCGGCCAGCGTCCGGATGCCACGCAAAGAAACCTTTGCAGCGGCAAGCTGGCAATCACGCCAGCATGATGTCGGCTGCGGTTGCACAAGGCGAATGATCCTGCCCGCTGTGCTCCTCATTTGCGACCGGTGCCCAAGGCGTAATGCCTGGCGGCCTCTGCGGGAGTCAGGCTGCGACGATAGACGGCAAATTCGTCCAAAGCGCCGGAATACTGCCGATCAGTGACCGTGGTCCTCAATTCGCCCAGCAAGAGCTGAAACGTTCCCCCTCCATGCATTTCGGAAGACTGCACGCGTTGCGCCAGTTGACCGTTGTAGTAGAGTTCCAGCGAATCCGAATTCTTGACCGCAACAACGTGCTGCCATTGATGCGGAACGCAGACACCAGCGGAAAAAACATTCTTCCCAAATTCGTAGTTCCTCTCCGGCGGGCTGCGATGTAGAAAACGCAACGCGCCGGGTTCATGGATCATGAAAGTGTCCGTCACAATTTCGATGACATTCAAATGCAGGCTCGCGTTGGTATCACTTTCCGGATAGATCCCGACTGCCGTCGCATGAGCGAGATCATCCGGCCTCATCCAGAATTCGATACTGAAAGGCCCCTCATTCAATCCTGCAATCCCTTCGCTCAGCGACAGGAAGCGGGAGGAATCTGATCGAATAAAGGACACATGTCCATTTGCAACCCGGATACTGTCCGAAGCAGTGTCTGAGGCCTGAAGAACTGCGGACCATCGGTCACCGACTTCGTTGCGAATCGTGCCACCATCTGCC
This DNA window, taken from Fuerstiella marisgermanici, encodes the following:
- a CDS encoding PVC-type heme-binding CxxCH protein, with amino-acid sequence MTIPFHQRIRLLAIVAAICTVAPTTFAQRDLKDIPIPDPELERATFKVPDGFEISLFAADPKIAKPIQMNFDEAGRLWIVSSEVYPHIEPGAKPSDRVVVLEDRDHDGVSDETHVFAEGLLIPTGIAPGDGGAYVANSTQLLHFADTDDDLKADSKRIVLSGFGTEDTHHILHTLRWGPDGYLYFNQSIYIHSHIETPWGVRRLNAGGIWQFRPETLELGVFMRGLVNTWGHHFDRFGQSFATDGAGGEGINYIVPGAYYFTAANAPQILHGLNPGSPKHCGLEIVETPMLPPDWQGSAITNDFRGHRVCRFNLSEDRSGFVSREQQEVVWSDHVAFRPIDVKLGPDGAIYIADWYNPIIQHGEVDFRDERRDHTHGRIWRVTWKGAPKREWNDLRGLKTTELLELLKSDDNFQRQAAKQLLRQRGDSILPELETWTAGIPNEPATEQLRLEALWCYQSLRSIQPELLQQLLSAEDHKVRAAAVRVLSHWKYPLASTAKDWLQRAVNDTHPRVRLEGVRATSFSPNADSELARATRDSGDAAAQAKKLAADVSKIEVALQATDHASDTFLDYAIWLTSRELSSQWLPSFEAGEIDFGGNVSHLLAAFSAVGKGAPVDFLLTRLYSPQTTDAQRQQATQLVAASGSAEQVAQMVALAITKNDPQAIQAALNQTSGRKLQVPLEDNAVTAVLSSSNKPLRQVGLKAVGQWKVANHIPLLTDVATQKDGELADRMAALDGLALSRAGKARNVLEATANDTTAPMQLRKHASAMLTGFQPKTAATVVAKLLPQMSVEDHPEDLMRSFLAVKQGDAVLAEALANTELDTDVAREMLRVVRESGRASAALEAALRTAGKITSRKSLSAEERAALLELAKTEVTAAEGEKIYRNEKLGCLKCHAIGGAGGKVGPDMVSLGGSAQPDYLLESLLDPNAKVKENYHTIVVVTLAGKLLSGVQVKQSDKEVVIRNAEDKLITIPRAEIDEIAPGLSLMPEGQVDALTDREVASLVRFLSELGRTPDFTISRRQLARTWTVMNATDEAAFRLRRTSYSMAATDDPAFTWKNQYSTVAGSLPLNDIPVVSVKNRSAAGVRGVGFTRCVLEAETPGTVVLKFNTVDGLKLRLNEVPVGLFETVTLDVTAGQHRLTFNVDKTERDAPLEVEIVPDGTTAVARFLD